A single region of the Polymorphum gilvum SL003B-26A1 genome encodes:
- a CDS encoding PQQ-dependent catabolism-associated CXXCW motif protein, with translation MIRAAAFAVLVSVLCVAGAAGQAGGVAEPDGFRGEPYRAPVPETLEGAQVLDDAGAHALWLGGQAVFVDVLPKTERPANLPAGTLWRDKPHVSIKDAVWLPGTGYEALHPDVEMYLKQGLEAITGGDRDKPLVIFCLADCWMSWNAAKRAVSYGYRQVYWYPDGVDGWDFSGHPLETITKFEVDN, from the coding sequence ATGATCCGGGCGGCCGCCTTTGCCGTCCTCGTTTCCGTGCTTTGCGTGGCAGGCGCGGCGGGGCAGGCGGGCGGAGTTGCGGAGCCGGACGGGTTCCGGGGGGAGCCCTACCGGGCGCCGGTTCCCGAGACGCTCGAAGGGGCACAGGTGCTCGACGATGCCGGCGCCCACGCGTTGTGGCTGGGGGGACAAGCCGTTTTCGTCGACGTGCTGCCGAAGACCGAGCGGCCGGCCAACCTGCCGGCTGGAACGCTTTGGCGGGACAAGCCGCACGTCAGCATCAAGGATGCTGTCTGGCTGCCGGGTACCGGCTACGAGGCCTTGCATCCGGACGTGGAAATGTATCTGAAACAAGGGCTTGAGGCGATCACGGGCGGCGACAGGGACAAGCCGCTCGTGATCTTCTGCCTGGCCGATTGCTGGATGTCCTGGAACGCCGCCAAGCGGGCCGTGAGCTACGGCTACCGGCAAGTCTACTGGTATCCGGACGGCGTCGACGGGTGGGATTTCTCCGGTCACCCGCTGGAGACGATCACGAAGTTCGAGGTGGACAACTAG
- a CDS encoding SMP-30/gluconolactonase/LRE family protein, which yields MIRVAALVAALLCGGAALAGDLAFVTNQGSGTVTVVDIDARTVIRTVAVGGKPAGVALSPDGRTVYVVSPETKVLNVLAADGADVSTLLQLDGGPFGIAVNPVDGRIYVSDWYGARVWEIDPDRLAVIRELATGASPSGLAVSADGALLVTADRDDSQISVFDTATGDRLAVVGTGTRPFGVTLRDGRAYTADVGSNTVSVVDLATATLVAQIPTGERPYTIAFAGDLGFVTDQYADTVTVFDAEAGQVVGRMEVGEYPEGIGTTSDGRLVVVANWMSNSLSLIDVEKQEVTDEIAVGDGPRAFGAFLLAPR from the coding sequence GTGATCCGCGTCGCAGCGCTCGTCGCCGCTCTGCTGTGCGGCGGCGCGGCGCTGGCCGGCGACCTCGCCTTCGTCACCAACCAGGGCAGCGGCACTGTCACCGTCGTCGACATCGACGCGCGCACCGTGATCCGCACCGTGGCAGTCGGCGGCAAGCCGGCCGGCGTCGCCCTGTCGCCGGACGGACGGACCGTCTATGTCGTCAGTCCCGAAACCAAAGTGCTGAATGTTCTGGCCGCCGACGGCGCCGACGTCAGCACCCTCCTTCAACTGGACGGCGGCCCCTTCGGCATCGCCGTCAACCCGGTCGACGGCCGCATCTACGTATCGGACTGGTACGGCGCCCGCGTCTGGGAGATCGATCCCGACCGCCTCGCCGTCATCCGCGAACTGGCGACCGGCGCCTCACCCTCCGGCCTCGCCGTCAGCGCGGACGGCGCCCTGCTCGTCACCGCCGACCGCGACGACAGCCAGATCTCGGTGTTCGACACCGCCACCGGCGACCGCCTTGCCGTCGTCGGCACCGGCACGCGGCCCTTCGGCGTCACCCTGCGCGACGGCCGGGCCTATACGGCTGACGTCGGCTCCAACACCGTCAGCGTCGTCGACCTCGCGACGGCGACCCTGGTCGCACAGATACCGACTGGCGAACGTCCCTATACGATCGCCTTCGCCGGCGATCTCGGCTTCGTCACCGACCAGTATGCCGACACCGTCACCGTGTTCGACGCCGAAGCCGGTCAGGTGGTAGGCAGGATGGAAGTGGGAGAGTATCCGGAGGGAATCGGGACGACATCGGACGGCCGCCTTGTTGTCGTCGCCAACTGGATGTCCAACAGCCTGAGCCTGATTGACGTCGAAAAACAAGAAGTTACGGATGAGATCGCGGTCGGAGACGGACCGAGGGCCTTCGGCGCCTTCCTGCTCGCCCCACGCTAG
- a CDS encoding SRPBCC family protein, whose amino-acid sequence MKFLAVLASLAIVVLGLAPASAHGPSRQKVTVTAKLDATPDEVWTAIGDFQDMSWHPAVFATAGENGNAIDATRVLTLEKEGGPTISELLYKYDADKRTYSYRIEAVDVEVLPVTNYSAHLTVKDDGGKALVEWRGAFYRGFPNNDPPAHLNDEAAVAAVTAVYEAGMEALKAKFGSRE is encoded by the coding sequence ATGAAGTTTCTCGCTGTCCTGGCGTCGCTCGCCATTGTCGTTCTCGGCCTAGCACCGGCTTCCGCCCATGGCCCCTCGCGCCAGAAAGTCACCGTGACCGCCAAGCTCGACGCCACGCCCGACGAGGTCTGGACGGCAATCGGCGACTTCCAGGACATGTCCTGGCACCCGGCGGTGTTCGCGACCGCGGGCGAGAACGGCAACGCCATCGATGCCACCCGCGTGCTGACGCTCGAAAAGGAGGGCGGGCCGACCATTTCCGAGCTGCTCTACAAGTACGACGCCGACAAGCGCACCTATTCCTACCGGATCGAGGCCGTGGACGTCGAAGTCCTGCCGGTGACCAACTATTCGGCCCACCTCACCGTCAAGGACGACGGCGGCAAGGCCCTGGTCGAATGGCGCGGGGCCTTCTATCGCGGTTTCCCGAACAATGATCCGCCAGCCCATCTCAACGACGAGGCGGCCGTCGCCGCCGTGACCGCCGTCTACGAGGCCGGCATGGAAGCGCTGAAGGCGAAATTCGGATCGCGCGAGTGA
- a CDS encoding DUF3280 domain-containing protein, which yields MFRRLLPVVLLALLATPAVGGPLPDGARVAYFGLTFIDTSTEGDFNGERPDETERLAMATAYVAEDMTKRGFTLVSLDPVRAELDRVSNPAKCNGCTFPMARKIGADYVLVGEVQKTSNLILSMNLVLSEAATGRQLAAGVVDIRGNTDVSWTRGLGYLLRNRIFRQ from the coding sequence ATGTTCAGACGTCTTCTGCCTGTCGTCCTTCTTGCCCTGCTGGCAACCCCGGCTGTCGGAGGTCCTCTGCCCGACGGGGCTAGGGTCGCCTACTTCGGCCTGACCTTCATCGACACGTCGACCGAAGGGGATTTCAACGGCGAGCGCCCGGACGAGACCGAACGGTTGGCGATGGCGACGGCCTACGTGGCCGAGGACATGACCAAACGCGGCTTCACTCTGGTTTCTCTGGATCCCGTGCGCGCCGAACTGGACCGGGTCTCCAACCCGGCCAAATGCAACGGCTGCACCTTCCCAATGGCGCGCAAGATTGGCGCCGACTACGTTCTCGTCGGCGAGGTCCAGAAGACCTCCAACCTGATCCTCAGCATGAACCTCGTCCTCTCCGAGGCGGCGACGGGCAGGCAGCTTGCCGCCGGCGTCGTCGACATTCGAGGCAACACCGACGTCAGCTGGACGCGGGGCCTCGGCTATCTTCTGCGCAACCGCATCTTCAGGCAATGA
- a CDS encoding ABC transporter substrate-binding protein, whose translation MRLTALAGVLAVLLPCAALAKETQEIRSAVIRVGEGNRTPTSRLDLPPSDVGFAGARLATDDNQTTGRFMGQTFLTEEVPVATAEEAGAKLEELIAQGTRFIVTMADADTTLALADRAGDRALVLNAMAREDRLRNEACRANLLHTAPSHAMVADSLAQFLVWKGWRNWFLISGDHAEDLALADAYRRAARKFGAKIVEERVFEDTGGARRTDSGHVQVQKQIPAFTQRAKAHDIVVAADENDVFAVHLPYHTWDARPVAGSAGLRPLTWHPAQEAWGATQFQNRFERASNRFMREEDYQVWTALRVLGEAATRTKSGEFEVLRDHILGESFELAAFKGQKLTFRSWDGQLRQPILLTADRILVSVSPQPEFLHQVSHLDTLGHDRPESACSLKR comes from the coding sequence ATGCGCCTGACTGCGCTGGCGGGAGTGCTTGCCGTCTTGCTGCCTTGCGCCGCCTTGGCCAAGGAGACACAGGAGATCCGTTCCGCCGTGATCCGCGTCGGCGAGGGCAATCGCACACCGACGTCCCGCCTCGATCTGCCGCCAAGCGACGTCGGCTTTGCCGGCGCGCGGCTTGCCACCGACGACAACCAGACGACCGGTCGCTTCATGGGCCAGACGTTCCTGACCGAGGAGGTTCCCGTCGCCACCGCCGAGGAGGCGGGCGCGAAGCTGGAGGAACTGATCGCGCAGGGAACCCGATTCATCGTGACCATGGCCGATGCCGACACGACGCTGGCGCTGGCGGACCGGGCCGGCGACCGGGCCCTGGTCCTCAACGCCATGGCGCGCGAGGACCGGCTGCGCAACGAGGCCTGCCGGGCCAATCTGCTGCACACCGCGCCGAGCCACGCGATGGTGGCGGATTCGCTGGCGCAGTTCCTGGTCTGGAAGGGCTGGCGCAACTGGTTCCTCATTTCCGGCGATCACGCGGAGGACCTGGCGCTGGCCGATGCCTACCGGCGCGCGGCGCGGAAATTCGGCGCAAAGATCGTCGAGGAACGCGTCTTCGAGGACACGGGCGGGGCGCGCAGGACCGATTCCGGCCACGTCCAGGTGCAGAAGCAGATCCCGGCCTTCACGCAACGGGCCAAGGCGCACGACATCGTCGTGGCGGCGGACGAGAACGATGTGTTCGCGGTGCATCTGCCGTATCACACCTGGGATGCGCGCCCGGTCGCCGGGTCGGCGGGCCTTCGGCCGCTGACCTGGCACCCCGCGCAGGAGGCCTGGGGTGCGACACAGTTCCAGAACCGTTTCGAACGTGCCTCCAACCGGTTCATGCGCGAGGAGGACTATCAGGTCTGGACCGCGCTGCGGGTGCTGGGCGAAGCGGCGACGCGGACGAAGTCCGGGGAGTTCGAGGTTCTGCGCGACCACATCCTCGGCGAGAGCTTCGAACTGGCAGCGTTCAAGGGGCAGAAGCTGACCTTCCGGTCCTGGGACGGCCAGCTGCGCCAGCCGATCCTGCTGACGGCCGATCGCATCCTCGTCTCGGTGTCGCCGCAGCCGGAATTCCTGCACCAGGTGTCTCATCTCGACACCCTGGGCCACGACCGGCCAGAATCGGCCTGCTCCCTCAAGCGATAG
- a CDS encoding YVTN family beta-propeller repeat protein, giving the protein MLRALLLASACLVVTPALANKVFVSNEKGNTITVLDSTTNEVIATFPGGQRPRGITISPDGKELYVCASDDDLVRVFDPETYQELHTLPSGPDPELFVLHPSGNPLFIANEDDNIVTVVDVKTRKVLAEIPVGVEPEGMGVSPDGKIVVNTSETTNMAHFIDTETYEIVQNVLVDQRPRFAQFTADGSRLYVSAEIGGTVSVIDPTSGEIVKKITFEVPGVVPEALQPVGVRVTSDGKKVFVALGPANRVAVVNGDTLEVDKYLLVGQRVWQLAFTPDEKWLYTTNGNSNDVSIIDVEELKVVKSVQVGEQPWGVVVAPN; this is encoded by the coding sequence ATGCTCCGAGCCCTTCTTCTTGCCTCCGCCTGCCTCGTCGTAACGCCGGCGCTTGCCAACAAGGTCTTTGTCTCGAACGAGAAAGGCAACACGATCACCGTGCTCGACAGCACGACGAACGAGGTGATCGCTACCTTCCCGGGCGGCCAGCGGCCGCGCGGCATCACCATCTCGCCGGACGGCAAGGAACTCTACGTCTGCGCTTCGGACGACGACCTGGTGCGGGTGTTCGATCCGGAAACCTACCAGGAACTACACACCCTGCCGTCCGGGCCGGATCCCGAGCTGTTCGTGCTGCATCCGTCGGGCAATCCGCTCTTCATTGCCAACGAGGACGACAACATCGTCACAGTGGTCGACGTGAAGACGCGCAAGGTGCTGGCAGAGATCCCGGTCGGCGTCGAGCCGGAGGGCATGGGCGTCAGCCCGGACGGCAAGATCGTGGTCAACACGTCCGAGACGACGAACATGGCGCATTTCATCGACACGGAGACTTATGAGATCGTCCAGAACGTGCTGGTCGACCAGCGTCCCCGCTTCGCCCAGTTCACCGCCGACGGCTCGCGTCTCTACGTCAGCGCGGAAATCGGCGGCACGGTCAGCGTGATCGACCCGACCAGCGGCGAGATCGTCAAGAAGATCACCTTCGAGGTGCCCGGCGTCGTGCCGGAAGCCCTCCAGCCGGTGGGCGTGCGCGTGACCAGCGACGGCAAGAAGGTGTTCGTCGCGCTCGGTCCGGCGAACCGGGTCGCGGTCGTCAACGGGGATACGCTCGAAGTCGACAAGTACCTGCTGGTCGGCCAGCGCGTCTGGCAGCTCGCCTTCACGCCGGACGAGAAGTGGCTCTACACCACCAACGGCAATTCCAACGACGTGTCGATCATCGACGTGGAGGAACTGAAGGTCGTCAAGTCCGTCCAGGTCGGCGAACAGCCGTGGGGCGTCGTAGTGGCGCCGAACTGA
- a CDS encoding ABC transporter ATP-binding protein, with product MTALQITGVRHSFGKTRALDDVSLSVKEGSFTALLGVNGAGKTTLFSLITRLYDNVSGEILVCGYDVRRRPGPALASLGVVFQSSAMDRDLTVRQNLTYHAALHGLGRAETRRRIDEATTLVAIADRLDSRVSALSGGQQRRAEIARALMHGPRLLLLDEPTVGLDVKSRIEVVALVRRLVEQEGVAALWATHILDEIEPDDDVVVLHKGRVLAQGTAGALAGAEGLSEAFLRLTGLNAEAAA from the coding sequence ATGACCGCATTGCAGATCACCGGCGTCCGCCATTCCTTCGGCAAGACCAGGGCGCTCGACGACGTGTCGCTGAGCGTGAAGGAAGGCTCGTTCACGGCCCTTCTCGGCGTCAACGGCGCCGGCAAGACGACGTTGTTCTCGCTGATCACACGGCTCTACGACAACGTGTCGGGCGAGATTCTGGTGTGCGGCTACGACGTGCGGCGCCGGCCCGGGCCGGCGCTGGCCTCGCTCGGCGTCGTGTTCCAGTCGAGCGCCATGGACCGAGACCTGACCGTGCGTCAGAACCTCACCTATCACGCAGCGTTGCACGGGCTCGGGCGGGCCGAGACGCGCCGGCGCATCGACGAGGCGACGACGCTGGTCGCCATCGCCGACCGTCTCGACAGCCGGGTCTCGGCGCTGTCGGGCGGGCAGCAGCGGCGGGCCGAGATCGCGCGCGCCCTGATGCACGGGCCGCGGCTGCTGTTGCTCGACGAACCGACGGTGGGTCTCGACGTGAAGTCTCGCATCGAAGTCGTGGCGCTGGTGCGCCGCCTGGTCGAGCAGGAAGGCGTCGCGGCGCTGTGGGCGACGCATATCCTCGACGAGATCGAGCCCGACGACGACGTCGTCGTGCTGCACAAGGGGCGGGTGCTGGCGCAGGGTACAGCGGGTGCACTTGCCGGAGCGGAGGGCCTGTCGGAGGCGTTCCTGCGCCTGACCGGGCTCAACGCGGAGGCGGCGGCATGA
- a CDS encoding ABC transporter permease, whose translation MTRLGWCGRLIAFRGIVWREGLRFTRQRERFLSALVRPLVWLFIFAAGFRAVLGLSITPPYETYVLYEVYVTPGLCAMIQLFNGMQSSLSMVYDRETGAMRVLLVSPYPRWFLLTSKLLAGVAVSVVQVYAFLAIAWFWEVEPPVLGYLAVLPALILSGMMLGALGLLISSTIRQLENFAGVMNFVIFPMFFASTALYPLWRLRDSSVLLADICALNPFTYAVELIRFALYLQVDWTSLAVVASCTAVFLGGAIYAYDPSKGLIRLRRG comes from the coding sequence ATGACCCGGCTCGGCTGGTGCGGCCGCCTGATCGCCTTCCGCGGCATCGTCTGGCGCGAGGGTCTGCGCTTCACCCGTCAGCGCGAGCGCTTCCTGTCCGCGCTGGTGCGCCCGCTGGTGTGGCTGTTCATCTTCGCGGCCGGCTTCCGCGCCGTGCTCGGCCTGTCGATCACGCCGCCCTACGAGACCTACGTGCTCTACGAGGTCTACGTGACGCCGGGCCTGTGCGCCATGATCCAGCTGTTCAACGGCATGCAGTCGTCGCTGTCGATGGTCTACGACCGCGAGACGGGCGCCATGCGCGTGCTGCTGGTCAGTCCCTATCCGCGCTGGTTCCTGCTGACCTCCAAGCTGCTGGCCGGTGTCGCCGTGTCGGTCGTGCAGGTCTATGCCTTCCTCGCCATCGCCTGGTTCTGGGAGGTCGAGCCGCCGGTGCTCGGTTACCTCGCAGTGCTGCCGGCGCTGATCCTGTCGGGCATGATGCTTGGCGCGCTCGGCCTGCTGATCTCCTCGACGATCCGGCAGTTGGAAAACTTCGCCGGGGTGATGAACTTCGTCATCTTCCCGATGTTCTTCGCCTCGACGGCGCTCTACCCGCTGTGGCGCCTGCGCGATTCCAGCGTGCTGCTGGCCGACATCTGCGCCCTCAACCCGTTCACTTATGCCGTCGAACTGATCCGCTTCGCCCTCTACCTGCAGGTCGACTGGACGTCGCTGGCGGTGGTGGCCAGCTGCACGGCGGTGTTCCTCGGCGGGGCGATCTATGCCTACGATCCGAGCAAGGGGCTGATCCGGCTGCGCCGGGGATAG
- a CDS encoding ABC transporter ATP-binding protein — translation MTETQLQNGGASAGTQRRRAALSARGLTKVYGSGDVAVWALRGVDLDLFEGELAVLIGASGSGKSTLLNIIGGLDRPSEGTVRFEEHDITNFDDAELTRFRRDHVGFVFQFYNLVPSLTAAENVALVTEIAPDPMRPEEALELVGLGARLDHFPAQLSGGEQQRVAIARAIAKRPRILLCDEPTGALDSQTGVVVLEAIETINRDLGTTTALITHNVGISAMADRVVRLADGRIVETTVNRDKVAASLIQW, via the coding sequence ATGACCGAGACTCAGCTACAGAACGGAGGCGCTTCGGCCGGCACGCAGCGGCGGCGCGCGGCGCTGTCGGCGCGCGGCCTGACCAAGGTCTACGGCAGCGGCGATGTCGCGGTGTGGGCGCTGCGCGGCGTCGACCTCGACCTGTTCGAGGGCGAACTCGCCGTGCTGATCGGGGCGTCGGGCAGCGGCAAGTCGACCCTGCTCAACATCATCGGCGGGCTGGACCGGCCGAGCGAGGGAACGGTGCGCTTCGAGGAGCACGATATCACCAACTTCGACGATGCCGAACTGACCCGGTTCCGCCGTGACCACGTCGGCTTCGTGTTCCAGTTCTACAATCTGGTGCCGAGCCTGACGGCGGCGGAGAACGTCGCGCTGGTGACCGAGATCGCGCCCGACCCGATGCGGCCGGAGGAGGCGCTGGAACTGGTCGGGCTGGGCGCGCGGCTCGACCATTTTCCGGCCCAGCTGTCGGGCGGCGAACAGCAGCGGGTGGCAATCGCGCGGGCCATCGCCAAGCGGCCGCGCATCCTCCTGTGCGACGAGCCGACCGGCGCGCTCGACAGCCAGACCGGCGTCGTCGTGCTGGAGGCGATCGAGACGATCAACCGCGACCTCGGCACCACGACGGCGCTGATCACCCACAACGTCGGTATCTCGGCGATGGCCGACCGGGTCGTCCGTCTCGCCGACGGGCGGATCGTCGAGACCACTGTCAACCGCGACAAGGTCGCGGCCAGCCTGATCCAGTGGTGA
- a CDS encoding ABC transporter permease, translating to MRVLDRKLMRDLVHLKGQVLAIAVVIATGVGMMVMSLGNIQSLEATAEAYYERYRFADVFATVKRAPKDLARRIADLPGVQSVEPRIVRYALLDIAGFDAPVTGLLSSLPRGGQPLLNRLALQQGRLPDPLRPEEAVLNARFAEAHGLGLGDSLQAVINTRKRTLRVVGVALSPEHSYAIGPGMLMPDDKRYGVLWMGEAALAGAFDLDNAFNDVSLTLLPGTDPEAVIDRLDLLLERYGGTGAYARKDQLSNWFLQSEIDQLSTMAALLPSIFLAVAAFLTNVVVDRLIAIERGVVGLLKAFGYSDLEVGWHYIKLVMAIAVIGIVLGSGLGALLGHYMTSLYADFYSFPFLLFRPQPDSFLIAGGFSLAAALLGTASAVWRAVRLAPAEAMRPPSPPVFTRTALSRSWIAAQLDQPTRMIFRQVLRWPLRSGLTVLGIAMAVAVLIISLQWADSINRLVDIQFFASQRQDATISLAEVRSSQVEHSFRAMPGVMAVEGERSVAARARSGPREKRISLTGVPAEQSLTLIYDETIGAVGTPEDGLVLSRKLAEILDVRLGDRVTLEVLEGRRPVLEVPVVRIFDTYLGYPAYIRLEALNRMMGERPAVNTVHLLFDDARRAELFARLKDTPGVAFVNLREAAVATFHETMAETLLIFTGLFSGFAAALAIGVVYNAARIALSERAREFATLRVIGFTRFEISYILLGQSLLLALLAMPIGCVIGYLLATYLAAAFDTELFRIPAVVEPSTYGYAVLVTLAAAAGAALMVRRRLDHLDLIAVLKTRE from the coding sequence ATGCGCGTCCTCGACCGCAAGCTCATGCGCGACCTCGTCCACCTCAAGGGCCAGGTGCTGGCGATCGCGGTGGTGATCGCCACCGGCGTCGGCATGATGGTCATGTCGCTCGGCAACATCCAGTCGCTGGAGGCCACCGCCGAGGCCTATTACGAGCGCTACCGCTTCGCCGACGTGTTCGCCACCGTCAAGCGGGCGCCGAAGGACCTCGCCCGCCGCATCGCGGACCTCCCCGGCGTGCAGAGCGTCGAGCCGCGGATCGTCAGGTACGCGCTGCTCGACATCGCCGGCTTCGACGCGCCGGTTACCGGGCTGCTTTCGTCGCTGCCGCGCGGCGGCCAGCCGCTACTCAACCGCCTGGCGCTGCAGCAGGGCCGGCTGCCCGATCCGCTCCGGCCCGAGGAGGCAGTGCTGAACGCGCGCTTCGCCGAGGCGCACGGGCTCGGTCTCGGCGACAGCCTGCAGGCGGTGATCAACACCCGCAAACGCACGCTGCGCGTGGTCGGCGTCGCGCTGTCGCCGGAACACAGCTACGCCATCGGCCCGGGCATGCTGATGCCTGACGACAAGCGCTACGGCGTGCTGTGGATGGGCGAGGCGGCGCTGGCCGGCGCCTTCGACCTCGACAACGCCTTCAACGACGTGTCGCTGACGCTGCTGCCGGGTACGGATCCCGAGGCGGTGATCGACCGGCTGGACCTGCTGCTGGAGCGCTACGGCGGCACCGGCGCCTATGCGCGCAAGGACCAGCTGTCGAACTGGTTCCTGCAGAGCGAGATCGACCAGCTCTCGACCATGGCGGCGCTGTTACCGAGCATCTTCCTCGCGGTCGCGGCGTTCCTGACCAATGTCGTGGTCGACCGGTTGATCGCCATCGAGCGCGGGGTCGTCGGCCTGCTCAAGGCGTTCGGCTATTCCGATCTGGAGGTTGGCTGGCACTATATCAAGCTGGTGATGGCGATCGCGGTCATCGGCATCGTGCTCGGCTCGGGTCTGGGCGCGTTGCTCGGGCACTACATGACCAGCCTCTACGCCGACTTCTATTCGTTCCCGTTCCTGTTGTTCCGGCCGCAGCCGGACAGTTTCCTCATTGCCGGCGGCTTCAGCCTCGCCGCGGCGCTGCTCGGAACTGCCTCGGCAGTGTGGCGTGCGGTGCGGCTCGCGCCGGCGGAGGCGATGCGGCCGCCGTCGCCGCCGGTGTTCACGCGCACGGCGTTGAGCAGGAGCTGGATCGCGGCGCAACTCGACCAGCCGACGCGGATGATCTTCCGCCAGGTGCTGCGCTGGCCGCTGCGCTCGGGCCTGACTGTGCTCGGCATCGCCATGGCGGTCGCCGTGCTGATCATCTCCCTGCAATGGGCGGATTCGATCAACCGACTGGTCGACATCCAGTTCTTCGCCTCGCAGCGCCAGGACGCGACCATCAGTCTGGCGGAGGTGCGCTCGAGTCAGGTCGAGCACAGCTTCCGCGCCATGCCCGGCGTGATGGCGGTGGAAGGCGAGCGCAGCGTTGCCGCGCGCGCGCGGTCCGGACCGCGCGAGAAACGCATCAGCCTGACCGGCGTGCCGGCGGAGCAAAGCCTGACGCTGATCTACGACGAGACGATCGGGGCGGTCGGCACGCCGGAGGACGGGCTCGTGCTATCGCGCAAGCTGGCCGAAATCCTCGACGTCCGGCTCGGCGACCGCGTCACGCTGGAGGTCCTGGAGGGGCGTCGGCCGGTGCTGGAGGTGCCGGTGGTGCGCATCTTCGACACCTATCTCGGCTATCCGGCCTATATCCGGCTGGAGGCGCTGAACCGGATGATGGGCGAAAGGCCGGCCGTGAACACGGTGCATCTTCTGTTTGACGACGCCAGGCGGGCCGAGCTGTTTGCCCGGCTCAAGGACACGCCCGGCGTCGCCTTCGTCAACCTGCGCGAGGCGGCGGTGGCAACCTTCCACGAGACGATGGCCGAAACGCTGCTGATCTTCACCGGCCTATTCAGCGGCTTTGCCGCTGCGCTCGCCATCGGTGTGGTCTACAACGCGGCGCGCATCGCGCTGTCGGAACGGGCGCGCGAATTCGCCACGCTGAGGGTGATCGGCTTCACGCGCTTCGAGATTTCCTACATCCTGCTCGGCCAGAGCCTGCTGCTGGCGCTGCTGGCGATGCCGATCGGCTGCGTCATCGGCTATCTTCTTGCCACCTATCTTGCGGCTGCGTTCGATACGGAATTGTTCAGGATCCCGGCGGTCGTCGAGCCGTCGACCTATGGGTACGCCGTCCTGGTCACCCTGGCGGCGGCCGCCGGCGCCGCGCTGATGGTGCGCCGCCGCCTCGACCACCTCGACCTGATCGCCGTGCTGAAGACCCGGGAGTAA
- a CDS encoding efflux RND transporter periplasmic adaptor subunit, whose product MRVALRRILLWGTLAAVSAAGVAYMMWPRPIPVDLAVVAEGPLRVTVDEEGRTRIRDIYEVSAPVAGRLLRIGLRAGDDVEADRTLIAELQPIDPGFRDLRTEAELRAAVQAAIAGLDLARANVERSYAQLAFAEADLQRAEQLAGRGTVSTRQLEEAQLAVRTAKAEVAQAEATAEMRKHELERSRSLLLSPVDAIGRRGDCPCVPVYSPVDGKVLRVLQESEVVVEAGATLVEIGDPRNLEIVIDLLSADAVKVEPGQRVILESWGGQSALNGVVTRIEPFGFTKVSALGIEEQRVNVRVALTDPSEAYARLAHGFRVEAAIVQWEADRVLKLPLTALFRRDGQWTVFAVVDGRARERRVEIGHGNGLEVEILSGLAAGDTVIVHPSDRVVDGIAVVERQLER is encoded by the coding sequence ATGCGCGTCGCCCTTCGACGGATCCTGCTGTGGGGCACGCTCGCCGCCGTGTCGGCGGCCGGCGTCGCCTACATGATGTGGCCGCGGCCGATCCCCGTCGACCTCGCCGTCGTGGCCGAAGGGCCGCTGCGCGTCACGGTTGACGAGGAAGGCCGCACGCGGATCCGGGACATCTACGAGGTCTCGGCGCCGGTGGCCGGCCGGCTTCTGCGCATCGGCCTGCGCGCCGGCGACGACGTCGAGGCGGACCGGACGCTGATCGCGGAACTGCAGCCGATCGATCCGGGGTTCAGGGACCTGCGGACCGAGGCTGAACTGCGCGCCGCGGTGCAGGCCGCGATCGCCGGCCTGGATCTCGCCCGGGCCAACGTGGAGCGCAGCTATGCCCAGCTCGCCTTCGCCGAGGCGGATCTGCAACGGGCTGAACAGCTGGCCGGGCGGGGCACGGTCTCGACGCGCCAGCTGGAAGAAGCGCAACTGGCGGTGCGCACGGCCAAGGCCGAGGTCGCCCAGGCGGAAGCGACCGCCGAGATGCGCAAGCACGAACTGGAGCGGTCGCGCAGCTTGCTGCTGTCGCCGGTCGACGCGATCGGCCGGCGCGGTGACTGCCCGTGCGTGCCGGTGTATTCCCCGGTCGACGGCAAGGTGTTGCGCGTGCTGCAGGAAAGCGAGGTCGTCGTCGAGGCGGGCGCCACGCTGGTCGAGATCGGCGACCCGCGCAATCTTGAGATCGTCATCGACCTGCTGTCTGCCGACGCGGTGAAGGTCGAACCGGGCCAGAGGGTAATTCTGGAATCCTGGGGAGGGCAGAGCGCGCTCAACGGCGTGGTCACCCGCATTGAGCCCTTCGGCTTCACCAAGGTGTCCGCGCTCGGCATCGAGGAACAACGCGTCAACGTGCGGGTGGCGCTGACCGATCCGTCCGAGGCCTATGCCCGGCTCGCCCACGGGTTCCGGGTCGAGGCGGCGATCGTGCAGTGGGAGGCGGACCGGGTGCTCAAACTGCCGTTGACCGCGCTGTTCCGCCGCGATGGCCAATGGACCGTTTTCGCCGTCGTCGACGGCAGGGCGCGGGAGCGGCGGGTCGAGATCGGACACGGCAACGGACTGGAGGTCGAGATCCTGTCGGGGCTCGCTGCCGGCGACACGGTGATCGTGCACCCCAGCGATCGGGTCGTCGACGGCATCGCCGTAGTCGAGCGGCAGCTGGAGCGCTGA